From Panthera uncia isolate 11264 chromosome E1, Puncia_PCG_1.0, whole genome shotgun sequence, one genomic window encodes:
- the MFSD6L gene encoding major facilitator superfamily domain-containing protein 6-like: protein MSANPQWDVSRALGVARLFHLVCGVRDACVTPFLTLYLRQLGLAAPWVGILMGTKHLIAAFWGPFCAFLAKSYQKRRVLLMGSLLGSAGASLLLVLVPPLDKDLRSGSCNASDGATPTAPPPGAALTGTFASNQPPGAPSPASKSSPRTVEASGVGKGPAGSVHEPSGHPPGHAVGSVEGAGTTSLAVHPVTSGVKAPSREGAFKVGGTTLPLLAGGTALGSPANWSAAEGHARALGLSSEGLRWTFFLSLGSMVFWELLTAPLEQVADDSLYEYLDCVDAADRYRSLWIWRLLGMSTGACGIAALAGRLECSLVTNGPRGVLHFYGYSLVSTLALLVSIAFPVPTCRRREPSYKTVKALSLVAGDPRLTLLALTVFLIGAATSTVQNFLFWHMKDLGSSELVMGFSVALGWLGEIVVHPFRATLLRKLTRVGTVGLGLGCLAGQLLYYAFLWNWWSLLPAQTLSAISSGALGWAVKASVEHLASPGMERPLSAMFQGHFYGGGSSLGSFAGGFVVMSFSLAVLYQACCVGLLLWLALFLSVQRTLPQEQRINYSKLLVVEASDTSDSEQGTERDWLVKAMREEHSG, encoded by the coding sequence ATGAGCGCCAACCCCCAGTGGGACGTCAGCCGGGCTCTGGGGGTGGCCAGGCTCTTCCACCTGGTGTGCGGGGTCCGGGACGCCTGCGTGACTCCGTTCCTGACCCTCTACCTGAGGCAGCTGGGCCTGGCCGCGCCCTGGGTGGGCATCCTGATGGGGACCAAGCACCTGATCGCAGCCTTCTGGGGTCCCTTCTGTGCCTTCCTGGCCAAAAGCTACCAGAAGAGGAGGGTGCTTCTGATGGGCTCGCTGCTCGGCTCGGCGGGGGCCAGCCTGCTGCTGGTCCTCGTGCCGCCGCTGGACAAAGATCTGCGGTCGGGTTCCTGTAACGCCAGCGACGGCGCCACCCCCACCGCGCCGCCACCGGGGGCCGCGCTGACCGGGACCTTCGCCTCGAACCAGCCGCCGGGGGCGCCCAGCCCCGCATCCAAGAGCAGTCCTCGGACCGTGGAGGCCTCTGGCGTGGGGAAAGGACCCGCGGGAAGTGTCCACGAGCCGTCCGGTCATCCTCCTGGCCACGCCGTGGGCTCCGTGGAGGGAGCCGGGACCACGTCCCTAGCTGTCCATCCTGTCACTTCGGGGGTGAAAGCTCCCTCTCGGGAAGGGGCTTTTAAGGTGGGCGGGACCACCCTCCCTTTGCTTGCTGGAGGTACAGCGCTGGGAAGCCCAGCCAACTGGTCGGCAGCCGAGGGCCACGCCCGGGCCCTTGGCCTGTCCTCGGAAGGGCTGCGGTGgaccttcttcctctccctggggTCCATGGTGTTCTGGGAGCTGCTGACGGCCCCTCTGGAGCAGGTGGCAGACGACAGCCTTTATGAGTACCTAGACTGTGTGGACGCCGCGGACCGCTACAGAAGCCTGTGGATCTGGAGGCTGCTGGGCATGTCCACGGGGGCCTGTGGCATCGCAGCCTTGGCGGGACGGCTGGAATGCTCCCTGGTGACAAATGGCCCCCGGGGTGTGTTGCACTTCTACGGCTACTCACTGGTCAGCACGCTGGCTTTACTGGTGAGCATCGCCTTTCCCGTCCCCACGTGCAGGCGGCGGGAGCCCAGCTACAAAACCGTCAAGGCGCTGTCTCTGGTGGCCGGCGACCCCCGCCTCACCCTCCTGGCCCTCACTGTCTTCCTGATAGGAGCCGCCACCAGCACGGTACAGAACTTTCTGTTCTGGCACATGAAGGACCTCGGGAGCAGCGAGCTGGTCATGGGTTTCTCGGTGGCGCTGGGCTGGCTGGGGGAGATTGTGGTCCATCCGTTCAGAGCGACGTTGCTTAGGAAACTGACCAGGGTGGGCAccgtggggctggggctgggctgtcTGGCGGGGCAGCTACTCTACTACGCCTTCCTCTGGAACTGGTGGTCCCTCCTCCCCGCTCAGACCTTGAGCGCCATCAGCAGCGGGGCTCTGGGGTGGGCGGTGAAGGCCTCGGTCGAGCACCTGGCCTCTCCCGGAATGGAGAGGCCCCTGAGTGCCATGTTCCAAGGCCACTTTTACGGGGGCGGGTCCAGCCTGGGCAGCTTTGCGGGGGGCTTCGTGGTGATGTCCTTCAGCCTGGCCGTTCTGTACCAGGCCTGCTGCGTGGGCCTGTTGCTCTGGCTGGCCCTGTTCCTGTCCGTCCAGCGGACACTGCCCCAGGAGCAGAGAATCAACTACTCAAAACTGCTGGTCGTGGAGGCCAGCGACACGAGCGACTCTGAGCAGGGGACGGAACGGGACTGGCTCGTGAAGGCCATGAGGGAGGAGCATTCAGGCTAG